A genome region from Pyrenophora tritici-repentis strain M4 chromosome 9, whole genome shotgun sequence includes the following:
- a CDS encoding AGC family protein serine/threonine kinase domain-containing protein — protein MKDFPGRGAPMSRVASHMSSNTSISGQSDRTELESYEIDLNAEDFSIDMLSKTSTILNNTMARKMTAEDFEPLMCLGKGSYGTVLLVRQRATGRLFAQKQFKKASITVHKKLIEQTKTERNVLESVNRHPFIVNFYYAFQDQEKLYLILEYAQGGELFHHLAAERMFSEDVAAFYMAEMVLALDHLHRTVGVIYRDLKPENCLLDSEGHLLLTDFGLSKVTLDEDNPCRSFLGTVEYMAPEVVQGLEYGAAVDWWSLGALGFDLLTGSPPFTGNNNAKIQEKIVKQKLALPYYLSADAKDLLTRLLRKDPKKRLGFNRAKDLQTIKKHRFFRKIDWKKLETRELEPPIQPLITDPELAENFAQDFTELPLSPVLSKKFDDVFAENQTNPFGGVQLCG, from the coding sequence ATGAAGGATTTCCCAGGAAGGGGTGCCCCCATGAGCAGGGTCGCATCTCATATGTCGAGCAACACCAGCATTTCTGGACAAAGTGACCGTACGGAACTGGAGAGCTACGAGATTGACCTCAATGCCGAAGATTTCAGCATCGACATGCTTTCCAAGACGTCGACTATACTGAACAACACTATGGCACGTAAAATGACTGCTGAAGACTTTGAGCCGTTGATGTGTCTGGGCAAGGGAAGCTATGGTACTGTGCTGCTAGTGAGGCAGCGAGCGACCGGACGTCTGTTTGCGCAAAAGCAGTTCAAGAAGGCTTCAATCACTGTGCATAAGAAGCTCATCGAGCAAACCAAGACGGAACGTAACGTCCTGGAAAGTGTAAACCGACACCCTTTCATCGTAAACTTCTACTATGCCTTCCAGGACCAGGAGAAGCTCTACCTTATTCTTGAGTACGCACAGGGCGGTGAGCTCTTCCATCACCTAGCTGCCGAGCGCATGTTTTCCGAAGACGTAGCAGCCTTTTACATGGCTGAAATGGTCCTCGCACTTGACCACCTGCACCGCACCGTCGGCGTCATTTACCGTGACCTGAAGCCAGAAAACTGCCTCCTAGACTCTGAAGGCCACCTCCTCCTCACTGACTTCGGCCTCAGCAAAGTCACCCTCGACGAAGACAACCCCTGCCGCTCCTTCCTCGGTACCGTCGAATACATGGCGCCCGAGGTAGTCCAAGGCCTCGAGTACGGTGCAGCGGTAGACTGGTGGTCCCTCGGCGCCCTCGGCTTCGACCTGCTCACCGGCTCACCCCCCTTCACGGGCAACAACAACGCCAAGATCCAAGAAAAGATTGTAAAGCAAAAGCTAGCCCTTCCTTACTACCTGAGTGCCGACGCTAAAGACTTGCTCACCCGCCTCCTCCGCAAAGACCCCAAGAAACGCCTCGGCTTCAACAGAGCAAAGGACCTCCAGACTATCAAGAAACACCGCTTTTTCCGTAAGATTGACTGGAAGAAACTTGAGACTAGAGAGCTGGAACCTCCGATTCAACCACTCATTACTGACCCGGAATTGGCCGAGAACTTTGCTCAGGACTTTACTGAGTTGCCGCTTAGTCCTGTGCTGAGTAAGAAGTTTGATGATGTGTTTGCGGAGAATCAGACCAATCCTTTTGGGGGGGTTCAGCTTTGTGGCTAG
- a CDS encoding CDA1, xylanase-chitin deacetylase, whose product MHYTSALAAIAAVTPLVSAHGTGLPNIIGLNPKDLRARHLLSRTGAKLMGVDELMKPKVASKVPVQARQDDRQCGQGIGSCPAGQCCSSGGYCGTTDDYCYSPGCLYQFGPGCPENKTPAGTNTSTIARPKLGNVEYGGNGIYSCSTPGTVAITYDDGPQKQFTNHILDVMDSYNAKATFFITGNNINKGQIDITPEFVTVLKRMDAAGHQLASHTWTHLDLSAISKQDRYNQMIKNEMALRNIVGKIPTYMRPPYSSCTAESGCEQDLADLGYHVTYFDLDTDDYEHDAPNLIQYSKDVFMGNVTKGKAASTQWLEIGHDIHEQTAYNLTEYMLSTLTQLGYKAVTVGDCLGDPAANWYRTAGGAGTAPPVTQPSSAAAPAPTGAVKVSTDATCGGKTGFTCLGSTFGNCCSVNGWCGSTADYCGTGCQSGFGNCGSNGAAPTKPAATSSKAPVATAAGKVTTDGSCGGTAKLTCAGSTFGNCCSQYSYCGTGAAYCGTGCQKAFGKCT is encoded by the exons ATGCATTACACTTCTGCCCTCGCGGCCATTGCAGCCGTGACACCTCTTGTCAGCGCCCATGGAACTGGCCTCCCAAACATCATCGGATTGAACCCCAAGGACCTCAGGGCGAGGCATCTCCTTTCACGCACTGGAGCAAAGCTCATGGGAGTCGACGAGCTTATGAAGCCCAAGGTTGCCTCAAAGGTCCCTGTTCAGGCTCGCCAGGATGACCGCCAGTGCGGACAGGGTATTGGATCTTGCCCTGCCGGCCAGTGCTGCTCCTCCGGAGGCT ACTGCGGAACCACCGACGACTACTGCTACTCCCCTGGATGCCTCTACCAGTTTGGTCCGGGCTGCCCCGAGAACAAGACCCCAGCTGGAACCAACACCTCTACTATTGCTCGTCCTAAGCTTGGAAATGTCGAGTACGGTGGAAACGGCATCTACAGCTGCTCAACCCCTGGTACCGTCGCGATTACCTACGATGACGGCCCACAAAAGCAGTTCACTAACCACATCCTTGATGTCATGGACTCGTACAACGCCAAGGCTACCTTCTTCATCACCGgcaacaacatcaacaagGGTCAAATCGATATCACTCCCGAGTTTGTCACTGTTCTCAAGCGCATGGATGCAGCCGGCCACCAGCTTGCGTCCCACACATGGACCCATTTGGACCTCAGTGCCATCTCCAAGCAGGACCGTTACAACCAAATGATCAAGAACGAGATGGCTCTCCGCAACATTGTTGGAAAGATCCCCACCTACATGCGTCCTCCCTACTCCAGCTGCACTGCTGAGTCTGGTTGCGAGCAGGACTTGGCTGATCTTGGTTACCACGTCACCTACTTCGATTTGGACACTGATGATTACGAGCACGACGCCCCTAACCTGATTCAGTACTCCAAGGACGTCTTCATGGGCAACGTTACCAAGGGAAAGGCTGCCAGCACCCAATGGCTCGAGATTGGCCACGACATCCACGAGCAGACTGCTTACAACCTGACCGAGTACATGCTTTCGACCCTTACCCAGCTTGGATACAAGGCCGTTACCGTTGGAGACTGCCTTGGCGACCCTGCTGCCAACTGGTACCGTACTGCAGGTGGTGCCGGTACTGCCCCGCCCGTTACCCAACCTAGCTCTGCCGCAGCCCCCGCCCCCACCGGAGCAGTCAAGGTCAGCACTGACGCTACCTGTGGTGGAAAGACCGGTTTCACCTGCCTCGGATCTACCTTCGGCAACTGCTGCAGTGTCAACGGCTGGTGTGGCTCCACCGCCGACTACTGTGGAACTGGTTGCCAGTCTGGCTTCGGTAACTGCGGTAGCAACGGTGCCGCCCCTACCAAGCCAGCTGCCACCTCTAGCAAGGCGCCCGTTGCCACTGCCGCAGGCAAGGTCACCACCGACGGATCCTGCGGCGGTACCGCCAAGCTAACCTGCGCCGGAAGCACCTTCGGAAACTGTTGCTCGCAGTACAGCTACTGCGGTACTGGCGCTGCATACTGCGGCACTGGGTGCCAGAAGGCTTTCGGCAAATGCACTTAA